The genomic segment TGCTGGACCGGTCCGCGCTCGCCACCACCCGGCGCGCCGACGCGGTGAAGGTCGCCGCGACGTTCCTCGCCCTCGGCGCCGACGGGCTCGGTGCGCTGCTGGACCGCTGCCACCACCTCGCCCGGTACGCGCAGCGCCGGATCGAGGCCGAGCCGCGGCTGGAACTCGCCGCCGGCGCGACCCTGACCACGGTGGTGTTCCGGCACCGCGGCGCCGATCCGGACGCGCTGAACGGCCGGCTGCGGCGTCGGCTGCTGCGCTCCGGCGTCGCGCTGGTCGGGCGTACCACGATCGCGGGACGCGGCGTGCACCTGAAGTTGACGCTGCTCAACCCGGCCGCCCGCACCGAGGACGTGGACGAACTCGTCGACGCCGTCCTCGCTGCCGGCGACGAGGACCGGGAGGCGGCGTGACGGCGGTCGACACGCCCGCGGTCCGGTCCGGCGGTGCGGTGCGCGCCGGGGAACATGCCGCGATCGAGGCGCTGCTGCGTTGCTTCGTACTGGACCACGCCGTACCGGTGCCCGAAAGCGGGCCGCTGCGGCTGTGGCTGCCCGACGGCGGCACGATCACCGTGGACGTCCGCTACCGGTCCGTCACCGGGTTGCACGGGTTCGGTGCCGTGTCCACCGCGGACGGAGCGGTCGGTTCGGCGGCGTGCCTGGCGGCAATGCTGACCGGTGGCGACACCGACCTGGTGGCGCGGGTCGCGGACAGTGCCGGCCGGATCGACCGGTACCTGCGGGAACGCGGTGCGGAAGCGGCGCCGGTGACGCGGACCGTCGACGAGGCGCCGGCCGCGGCCGGCGCGTCGGCCGTCGTGGCGCCGACGGTGCACGGGGCGTCGGTTGCCGGCGTGGCGCCGACGGTGGACGGGTTCCTCGCTGCCGAGCAGGATCTGCTGCTCGGGCACCTGCTGCACCCGGCGGCGAAGAGCCGGGACGGCATCGGCCCGGACGAGGACGCCCGGTACGCGCCGGAGTTGCGCGGTCGGTTCCCGCTGCACTGGTTCGCCGTCGACCCGGACCTGGTCCGGACCGGCGCGGTGGCACACCCCGCCCTCGCGGCGCCGCTGCCCGACCTGTTCGGCGGCCCCGCCGCCGGCACCCGCCCGGTACTGCCAGCGCACCCTTGGCAGGCCACCGACCTGCTGCACCGGCCCGGGTTCCGGGCGCTGGTCGACGCCGGCCGGATCGAGCCGCTCGGCCCCGCCGGGCCGGACTGGTATCCGACCTCGTCGCTGCGCACCGTGTACCGGCCGGGACATCCGGTGATGCTGAAGCTGTCGCTGGGGTTGCGGATCACCAACTCGCGCCGGGAGAACACGCCGACCGAGCTGGCCCGCGGGTTGGAGGTGCAGCGGCTGCTGGCGGCCGGGATCGCCGCGCCGGTCGCCGCCGCGTACCCGCAGTTCCGGATCGTGGCGGACCCGGCGTACGCGAGCGTGCAGCACCCGGACGGCACGCCGACGCAGCTCGACGTCTCGGTCCGGGAGGCGCCACCAGGGCTGTCCGCCGCCCGGGTACTGGCCGGGCTCGTGGCACCGCAGCCCGGGGTGCGGGACGCCACGGTGGTACGGCTGGTGCGCCGCCTCGCCGCCGGCGGGCGCGCGGAGGCCGTCGCCGCCGAGTGGGTACGCCGGTACGTGGATCGGGTGCTCGCGCCGATGGTGCTGCTGTACGCGTCGACCGGGATCGGGCTGGAGGCGCACCAGCAGAACACCCTGGTGCTGCTGGACGACGACGGCTGGCCGGACACCGGCTGGTACCGGGACAACCAGGGTTACTACCTGGCGACCTCGGCGCTGCCCGCCGTGCTGGCGGCCACCGGCGCGGCCGGGTCCACCCTCGCGGTCACCGAGGACTCCATGGTGGACGATCGGCTCACCTACTACCTGCTGTTCAACCAGGCGCTGGCCCCGGTGTCGGCGCTCGGTGCGGCCGGCGTCGCGGACGAGCGCGACCTGCTCGGAGCGCTGCGCGACGGGCTGCGCGCGATCGTGGCCCGTGGCCACGACACGAACGGCGGCCTGGTACGGCGGTGGTTGACCGCGGATCGGTTGCCGCGCAAGGCGAACCTCGCGACGCGGCTGGCCGGCATCGACGAGGTGCTGGCGCCGGTGGACCGCCAGTCGGTCTACCGCGCCGTGCCGAACCCGCTGCGGGAGGCGCGATGAGTACCGCGCGACATGGCCGCGCGCTGTTGCCGGGCGGGTTCTCGGCCCCGACGGCCCGCGGTGTCCTGACCCTGCGGCCGGTACTGGTCGACGACGACCTGGAGCTGGTGCACGACTGGCTGAACCGGCCGCACGTGGCGCGGTTCTGGCAGCAGGCCTGGCCGCGGGACCGGGTCCGCGGCTACCTCACCGGGCTGCTCACCGACAGCGTGTCCCGGCCGATGCTGGGGCTTCTCGCCGGCGTACCCGTGTCGTACTGGGAGATCTACCGCGCCATCGCCGAGCCCGTCGGCGCCGCGTACCCGGCCGAACCGGGCGATCTCGGCCTGCACGTGCTGATCGGCGAGCCGGCGCTGACCGGCCGGGGCCTGGGCCGGACGCTGCTGGGCGCGGTCCGGGACGGGCTGTTCGCGGCGGATCCGGCCTGCACCCGGGTGGTCGCCGAGCCGGACGTGCGCAACACCGCGTCGGTACGGGCGTTCCAGCGCGCCGGGTTCACCCGCCGCGGCGAGATCGAGCTGCCGGACAAGACCGCGGCGCTGCTCGTCGCCGAGCGCGCGGGCGGCCCGGCAGGCACCTCCGTACCGGAGCGGAGCGCGACGGGCGCGCCGCCGGCCGGTGCGGCCGGCGAGGGGAGCGCGGCATGACCGACACGTTCGACGTGGTCGCGGTGGGAATCGGGCCGTTCAACCTGGCGCTGGCGGCGCTGGCCGACGAGCTGCCCGAACTGCGGTTCGCCGCGTACGACGCGAAGCCCCGGTTCGACTGGCACCCCGGCGTGCTGTTCGACTGGGCGACGGTGCAGGTCGGCTTCCTCGCCGACCTGGTCAGTCTGGTCCGGCCGACGAGCCGCTGGTCGTTCCTGTCCTACCTGGTCGACCGGGACCGGATGTACCCGTTCTACCTGGCCGAGCGGTTCCACCTGCCGCGCCGGGAGTACGCCGACTACTGCGGCTGGGCGGCCGAGCGGCTCCCGTCGACCCGCTTCGGGGTGCAGGTCACCGCGCTGGACTGGGACCACGATCGTGCACTGTGGACGGTGCGGTTGCGGGAGCCGGCCGGTGCGCGTTCGGTGCGCGCCCGGCACGTGGTGCTCGGCGTCGGCACCCGGCCGGTACTGCCGGCGCCACTGGAGGCGATCGGCGGCGACCGGGCGATCCACTCCGCGTCCTACCTGTCCCAGGTGGACGGTTGGGCGGCCGGGGTGCGGCACGTCGCCGTGGTCGGGTCCGGGCAGTCCGGCGCCGAGGTGTTCCTCGACCTGCTGCGGCGGCAGCGCGACCGCGGCTGGGCGGTGAGCTGGCTGACCCGTACCGCGACGTTCGCGCCGCTGGACTACACCAAACTGGTGCTGGAGTACACCACGCCGGAGTACATGCACTACTTCCACCACCTGGCGCCCGGCGTCCGGGACCGGTTGCTCGCCGGGCAGTGGCAGCTGTACAAGGGGATCGACAGCGAGACGATCGACGCGATCCACGCCGAGCTGTACCACCGGCTGCTGGACGACACGTTGCCCCCGGTGCGGCTGTACCCGGCGACGGCGGTCCGGGACGCCAGCCGCGGGGCCGACGGCATCGAGCTGTCCTGCGACCACGCCGACACCGGCAGCA from the Actinocatenispora thailandica genome contains:
- a CDS encoding GNAT family N-acetyltransferase codes for the protein MSTARHGRALLPGGFSAPTARGVLTLRPVLVDDDLELVHDWLNRPHVARFWQQAWPRDRVRGYLTGLLTDSVSRPMLGLLAGVPVSYWEIYRAIAEPVGAAYPAEPGDLGLHVLIGEPALTGRGLGRTLLGAVRDGLFAADPACTRVVAEPDVRNTASVRAFQRAGFTRRGEIELPDKTAALLVAERAGGPAGTSVPERSATGAPPAGAAGEGSAA
- a CDS encoding IucA/IucC family protein encodes the protein MTAVDTPAVRSGGAVRAGEHAAIEALLRCFVLDHAVPVPESGPLRLWLPDGGTITVDVRYRSVTGLHGFGAVSTADGAVGSAACLAAMLTGGDTDLVARVADSAGRIDRYLRERGAEAAPVTRTVDEAPAAAGASAVVAPTVHGASVAGVAPTVDGFLAAEQDLLLGHLLHPAAKSRDGIGPDEDARYAPELRGRFPLHWFAVDPDLVRTGAVAHPALAAPLPDLFGGPAAGTRPVLPAHPWQATDLLHRPGFRALVDAGRIEPLGPAGPDWYPTSSLRTVYRPGHPVMLKLSLGLRITNSRRENTPTELARGLEVQRLLAAGIAAPVAAAYPQFRIVADPAYASVQHPDGTPTQLDVSVREAPPGLSAARVLAGLVAPQPGVRDATVVRLVRRLAAGGRAEAVAAEWVRRYVDRVLAPMVLLYASTGIGLEAHQQNTLVLLDDDGWPDTGWYRDNQGYYLATSALPAVLAATGAAGSTLAVTEDSMVDDRLTYYLLFNQALAPVSALGAAGVADERDLLGALRDGLRAIVARGHDTNGGLVRRWLTADRLPRKANLATRLAGIDEVLAPVDRQSVYRAVPNPLREAR
- a CDS encoding lysine N(6)-hydroxylase/L-ornithine N(5)-oxygenase family protein; translated protein: MTDTFDVVAVGIGPFNLALAALADELPELRFAAYDAKPRFDWHPGVLFDWATVQVGFLADLVSLVRPTSRWSFLSYLVDRDRMYPFYLAERFHLPRREYADYCGWAAERLPSTRFGVQVTALDWDHDRALWTVRLREPAGARSVRARHVVLGVGTRPVLPAPLEAIGGDRAIHSASYLSQVDGWAAGVRHVAVVGSGQSGAEVFLDLLRRQRDRGWAVSWLTRTATFAPLDYTKLVLEYTTPEYMHYFHHLAPGVRDRLLAGQWQLYKGIDSETIDAIHAELYHRLLDDTLPPVRLYPATAVRDASRGADGIELSCDHADTGSTGTLAVDAVVAATGYAARPPALLDPVRPLIDWDDQGRYRIDAQHRIGTVPAVSGGLYVQNAELHTHGAAAPDLGIGAYRSATILNAITGREAFRLPKRTAFQTFGGVR